A single region of the Streptomyces sp. AM 4-1-1 genome encodes:
- a CDS encoding class I SAM-dependent methyltransferase produces MVGTAHRDTGIGEGVARTALMIAAARAIETHRPDALARDGYAEHFVLAARDAAGWPVRPEQVPDGDANPLWGRLARYFGLRTRVLDDHLLRSARTGIRQVVLLGAGLDSRAFRLDWPPGCVVYEIDTLGVLRFKQRVLDGLCAVPKAVRVPIGADLGTDWAGALTGAGFDPGVPTAWLAEGLLLYLPAAAERRLVDTVDGLSADGSTLMYEIKLGLESPESRDSPLYASAKEQIGVDLLTLFDEEPRPDSAADLVGRGWSASVRSPFDFTRRLGRGPLPEPRDALAGNHWVFADRPGR; encoded by the coding sequence GTGGTCGGCACGGCACATCGTGACACCGGTATCGGAGAGGGCGTGGCACGGACAGCGCTGATGATCGCCGCGGCGCGTGCGATCGAGACCCACCGCCCCGACGCCCTGGCCCGGGACGGCTACGCGGAGCACTTCGTCCTCGCGGCCCGGGACGCCGCGGGCTGGCCGGTGCGGCCCGAGCAGGTACCGGACGGGGACGCCAACCCGCTGTGGGGACGGCTGGCGCGGTACTTCGGTCTCCGGACGAGGGTCCTGGACGACCATCTGCTGCGGTCCGCGCGCACGGGCATCCGTCAGGTCGTGCTGCTCGGGGCGGGGTTGGACTCGCGGGCGTTCCGGCTCGACTGGCCGCCGGGCTGTGTGGTGTACGAGATCGACACACTGGGGGTCCTGAGGTTCAAACAGAGGGTGCTCGACGGGCTGTGCGCCGTCCCCAAGGCGGTACGCGTACCGATCGGGGCCGATCTGGGCACCGACTGGGCCGGGGCCCTGACCGGAGCCGGTTTCGACCCGGGCGTGCCGACCGCCTGGCTGGCCGAGGGGCTGCTGCTGTACCTCCCCGCCGCGGCCGAACGGCGTCTCGTCGACACGGTGGACGGGCTGAGCGCGGACGGCAGCACGCTGATGTACGAGATCAAGCTCGGTCTGGAGTCGCCGGAATCCCGCGACAGTCCGCTGTACGCCTCGGCGAAGGAGCAGATCGGCGTGGATCTGCTCACCCTGTTCGACGAGGAACCACGGCCCGACTCCGCCGCTGATCTGGTGGGCAGGGGCTGGTCCGCGTCGGTCCGCTCGCCGTTCGACTTCACCCGCCGGCTCGGACGCGGCCCCCTGCCCGAGCCGAGGGACGCGCTGGCGGGCAACCACTGGGTGTTCGCGGACAGGCCCGGACGCTGA
- a CDS encoding M4 family metallopeptidase, translating to MRSTPSRRATATGALIATAALLAVGVQSGSATATPGGATSAVQAATATNPGALPASLSPAQRAELIKEANATKATTARELGLGSQEQLVVRDVVQDRDGTTHTRYERTFAGLPVLGGDLVVAETKAGRTESVTKASPATTAQLKAVDTTADVAPATAEKQALGAAKADGSKSTKADRAPRKVVWMAQGKPQLAYETVVGGLQDDGTPNQLHVVTDATTGAKLYEWQAVQTGTGNTQYSGQVTLGTSPSYTLTDAGRGGHKTYNLNRATSGKGTLFSGSDDVWGDGTATNAETAGADAHYGAALTWDYYKNVHGRSGIRGDGVGAYSRVHYSSGYVNAFWDDSCFCMTYGDGSGNTHPLTSIDVAAHEMTHGVTSATAGLVYSGESGGLNEATSDILATAVEFYANNAQDPGDYLIGEKININGNGTPLRYMDKPSKDGASKDSWYSGIGNVDVHYSSGPANHWFYLLSEGSGSKVVGGVSYNSPTSDGLPVTGIGRDKAALIWYKALTTKFNSTTNYAAARTGTLAVAGELYGTNSAEYKSVADAWAGIAVGARPGGGDPNPPTGTVFENTTPVTVPDRGAAVTSSVSVTGRTGNAPSNLQVGVDITHSYRGDLVVDLVAPNGTTYRLKNASLSDSAANVKATYTVNASTVAANGTWKLKVQDLYAGDSGRINSFKLTF from the coding sequence GTGAGATCCACGCCCAGCCGTCGCGCCACAGCGACCGGCGCTCTGATAGCCACCGCAGCCCTCCTCGCCGTAGGAGTCCAGTCCGGCAGCGCCACCGCCACGCCGGGCGGCGCGACCAGCGCCGTACAGGCCGCCACCGCCACCAACCCCGGCGCCCTGCCCGCCTCACTCAGCCCGGCCCAGCGGGCCGAGCTGATCAAGGAGGCCAACGCCACCAAGGCGACGACCGCCCGGGAGCTCGGCCTCGGCTCCCAGGAGCAGTTGGTCGTCCGCGATGTCGTACAGGACCGCGACGGCACCACCCACACCCGCTACGAGCGCACCTTCGCCGGACTTCCCGTCCTCGGCGGCGACCTGGTCGTCGCCGAGACCAAGGCGGGCAGGACCGAGAGCGTGACCAAGGCGTCCCCGGCGACCACCGCCCAGCTGAAGGCCGTCGACACGACGGCCGACGTGGCACCGGCCACCGCCGAGAAGCAGGCACTGGGCGCGGCCAAGGCCGACGGTTCGAAGAGCACCAAGGCCGACCGGGCACCGCGCAAGGTCGTCTGGATGGCCCAGGGCAAGCCGCAGCTCGCGTACGAGACCGTCGTCGGCGGCCTCCAGGACGACGGCACCCCGAACCAGCTGCACGTCGTCACCGACGCCACCACCGGGGCGAAGCTCTACGAGTGGCAGGCCGTCCAGACCGGTACGGGCAACACCCAGTACAGCGGCCAGGTCACGCTGGGCACCTCGCCCTCGTACACCCTGACCGACGCCGGCCGCGGCGGTCACAAGACGTACAACCTGAACCGCGCCACGTCCGGCAAGGGAACCCTGTTCTCCGGTTCCGACGACGTCTGGGGCGACGGCACCGCGACGAACGCCGAGACCGCGGGCGCCGACGCGCACTACGGCGCCGCGCTCACGTGGGACTACTACAAGAACGTGCACGGCCGCAGCGGCATCCGCGGTGACGGTGTCGGCGCCTACTCGCGGGTCCACTACAGCAGCGGCTACGTCAACGCCTTCTGGGACGACAGCTGCTTCTGCATGACCTACGGCGACGGCAGCGGCAACACCCACCCGCTGACCTCGATCGACGTGGCCGCGCACGAGATGACGCACGGCGTCACCTCCGCCACCGCCGGTCTGGTCTACAGCGGTGAGTCCGGTGGCCTCAACGAGGCGACCTCCGACATCCTCGCCACCGCGGTCGAGTTCTACGCGAACAACGCGCAGGACCCGGGTGACTACCTCATCGGCGAGAAGATCAACATCAACGGCAACGGAACCCCGCTGCGTTACATGGACAAGCCGAGCAAGGACGGCGCGTCCAAGGACTCGTGGTACTCGGGCATCGGCAACGTGGACGTCCACTACTCCTCCGGCCCGGCCAACCACTGGTTCTACCTGCTCTCCGAGGGCAGCGGCTCCAAGGTCGTGGGCGGCGTCTCGTACAACTCGCCGACCTCCGACGGCCTCCCGGTCACCGGCATCGGCCGGGACAAGGCCGCGCTGATCTGGTACAAGGCGCTCACCACGAAGTTCAACTCCACCACCAACTACGCGGCGGCCCGCACCGGGACGCTCGCCGTGGCCGGTGAGCTGTACGGCACGAACAGCGCCGAGTACAAGTCCGTCGCGGACGCCTGGGCCGGAATCGCCGTGGGTGCGCGGCCCGGCGGCGGCGACCCCAACCCGCCCACCGGCACGGTCTTCGAGAACACCACCCCGGTCACCGTTCCGGACCGCGGCGCGGCCGTCACCAGCTCGGTCAGCGTCACCGGCCGCACCGGCAACGCCCCCAGCAACCTCCAGGTCGGCGTGGACATCACCCACTCCTACCGCGGTGACCTGGTCGTCGACCTGGTCGCCCCGAACGGGACGACGTACCGGCTGAAGAACGCGTCGCTGAGCGACTCGGCGGCCAACGTCAAGGCGACCTACACCGTCAACGCCTCCACGGTGGCCGCGAACGGGACGTGGAAGCTGAAGGTGCAGGACCTGTACGCGGGTGACAGCGGCAGGATCAACAGCTTCAAGCTCACCTTCTGA
- a CDS encoding ABC transporter ATP-binding protein encodes MTSATTGTGHTSEPEDDAPVDPRTGTGSGTATTDTATDTAVGPFAVAPGTRADGPAGSPDPGDRGDPFDRDALPSPPGATRALLASLLAPLRARVVLAVLCLLLQQAAIQAGPLLVAYAIDRGVPAFRERDYGPLVAVGVGYGLCSLVGGALQYAFVRASARINQDVLLDLRGRIFRHSQALSVDFHERYTSGRLISRSTTDVESLRELLSEGLQELIVVVLSFVSISLMLLWLDPGLGGVAVFSFVPLYLLVRLYQRRAGVAFAARSTAIARVIVKFAETMNGIRPVRAFRRESVNDRDFHTFNARHERTNGDASLEMARYVVGSRFVANTAVAAIVLWGAYRVASGTLALGVLAAAVLYLRRLYDPIDRLGMFLNSYQSAAASLEKIAGLLAQVPTVPETSAPRELPAVRGGRPGREVVFEGVRFAYRTGGEVLPRFDLTLPAGQTVAVVGSTGAGKSTLAKLLARFYDPTDGRVLLDGTDLRELALTELRRGVVMVTQEAFLFSGTVAENIAIGRPDATREEIVRAAEAIGAHDFISGLPDGYDTDVRKRGGRISAGQRQLVAFARALLADPAVLILDEATSSLDIPGERAVQRAMDTVLHGRTAVVIAHRLSTVEIADRVLVMEHGRIVEDGAPSQLIGGTGRFAGLHRAWRESLA; translated from the coding sequence ATGACCAGTGCCACGACCGGGACGGGTCACACCTCGGAACCGGAGGACGACGCCCCCGTCGATCCCCGTACCGGCACCGGCTCCGGTACAGCCACCACCGACACCGCCACCGACACCGCCGTCGGACCCTTCGCCGTGGCCCCGGGCACCCGTGCGGACGGGCCCGCCGGGTCGCCGGACCCCGGTGACCGGGGCGACCCGTTCGACCGGGACGCCCTCCCCTCCCCGCCCGGCGCGACCCGCGCACTCCTCGCGTCGCTGCTCGCCCCGCTCCGGGCCAGGGTCGTGCTCGCCGTGCTCTGCCTGCTGCTCCAGCAGGCCGCGATCCAGGCGGGCCCGCTGCTCGTCGCGTACGCCATCGACCGGGGCGTACCGGCGTTCCGGGAGCGGGACTACGGTCCGCTGGTCGCCGTCGGCGTCGGGTACGGGCTGTGTTCGCTCGTCGGAGGCGCCCTCCAGTACGCCTTCGTCAGGGCCTCCGCCCGGATCAACCAGGACGTGCTGCTCGATCTGCGCGGCCGGATCTTCCGCCACTCCCAGGCGCTGAGTGTGGACTTCCACGAGCGCTACACCTCGGGCCGGCTGATCTCGCGTTCGACGACGGACGTGGAGTCGCTGCGGGAACTGCTCAGCGAGGGGCTCCAGGAGCTGATCGTGGTGGTGCTCTCCTTCGTCTCCATCTCGCTGATGCTGCTCTGGCTCGACCCGGGGCTCGGCGGGGTCGCGGTGTTCTCCTTCGTACCGCTGTACCTGCTGGTACGGCTCTACCAGCGCCGCGCCGGAGTGGCCTTCGCGGCCAGGTCCACGGCCATCGCCCGGGTCATCGTGAAGTTCGCGGAGACGATGAACGGCATCCGGCCGGTGCGTGCCTTCCGCCGCGAGAGCGTCAACGACAGGGACTTCCACACGTTCAACGCCCGTCATGAGCGGACGAACGGCGACGCGTCGCTGGAGATGGCGCGGTACGTCGTCGGCTCCCGTTTCGTCGCCAACACCGCTGTCGCCGCGATCGTGCTGTGGGGGGCGTACCGGGTGGCGTCCGGGACCCTGGCGCTCGGGGTGCTCGCCGCGGCCGTGCTCTATCTGCGGCGGCTGTACGACCCGATCGACCGCCTCGGGATGTTCCTCAACTCGTACCAGTCCGCGGCGGCGTCCCTGGAGAAGATCGCGGGCCTGCTGGCCCAGGTCCCCACGGTCCCGGAGACGTCCGCGCCGCGCGAACTGCCCGCCGTCAGGGGCGGACGGCCGGGCCGCGAGGTGGTCTTCGAGGGGGTGCGGTTCGCCTACCGTACGGGCGGTGAGGTGCTGCCCCGCTTCGATCTGACGCTGCCGGCGGGGCAGACGGTGGCCGTCGTCGGCTCGACGGGCGCCGGGAAGTCGACGCTCGCCAAGCTCCTCGCCCGCTTCTACGACCCGACGGACGGACGGGTGCTGCTGGACGGCACCGATCTGCGCGAGCTGGCCCTGACGGAGCTCCGGCGGGGGGTCGTGATGGTGACGCAGGAGGCGTTCCTGTTCTCCGGGACGGTCGCCGAGAACATCGCGATCGGCCGACCGGACGCCACCCGCGAGGAGATCGTGCGGGCCGCCGAGGCGATCGGCGCGCACGACTTCATCAGCGGGCTGCCGGACGGCTACGACACGGACGTACGCAAGCGGGGCGGCCGTATCTCGGCCGGTCAGCGCCAGTTGGTGGCCTTCGCCCGCGCGCTGCTCGCCGACCCGGCGGTGCTGATCCTCGACGAGGCCACCAGCTCCCTCGACATCCCGGGCGAACGGGCGGTGCAGCGGGCCATGGACACGGTGCTGCACGGCCGCACCGCCGTCGTGATCGCACACCGCCTGTCGACGGTCGAGATCGCGGACCGGGTGCTGGTGATGGAGCACGGCCGGATCGTGGAGGACGGCGCGCCGTCCCAACTCATCGGCGGTACGGGGCGGTTCGCCGGGCTCCACCGTGCCTGGCGGGAGAGTCTGGCCTGA
- a CDS encoding DUF4839 domain-containing protein: protein MADEIKYEYKTVQTVRGTDGLVISKMEKDGWELVEQAQGMLRSTLDFRRPKKPQPWLLIGSAVAVLVILAVVIGVASALGDGGEKEDEPGKSTAAASGTPSAAPTATATATATATATATAAESTATEVITLRNNPEFAALLKADNCDDANLDFATRHKGRTIAFDGSIVDMAPHGDYETRYDFLLGPGDKGPNTTVGPAFKYEDVNTGNLHLTGRKIPAAVGEGDKFRFVAEVGEFNADQCLFFLRPVSTEVR from the coding sequence ATGGCCGACGAGATCAAGTACGAGTACAAGACCGTGCAGACAGTTCGCGGCACCGACGGCCTGGTGATCTCGAAGATGGAGAAGGACGGCTGGGAGCTCGTCGAACAGGCCCAGGGCATGCTTCGCTCCACCCTCGACTTCCGTCGGCCGAAGAAGCCGCAGCCGTGGCTCCTGATCGGCTCGGCGGTGGCCGTCCTCGTGATCCTGGCCGTCGTCATCGGCGTCGCCTCCGCACTCGGCGACGGAGGCGAGAAGGAGGACGAGCCGGGCAAGTCGACGGCCGCCGCGAGCGGAACGCCTTCCGCTGCGCCGACTGCGACTGCGACTGCGACTGCGACTGCGACTGCGACTGCGACCGCGGCCGAGTCGACTGCCACCGAGGTGATCACGCTTCGGAACAACCCGGAGTTCGCGGCGCTGCTGAAGGCGGACAACTGCGACGACGCCAACCTGGACTTCGCGACCAGGCACAAGGGCCGGACGATCGCGTTCGACGGCTCGATCGTGGACATGGCGCCCCACGGTGACTACGAGACCCGCTACGACTTCCTCCTGGGCCCGGGCGACAAGGGACCGAACACGACGGTCGGCCCGGCCTTCAAGTACGAGGACGTCAACACCGGGAACCTGCACCTGACCGGGAGGAAGATCCCCGCCGCAGTCGGCGAGGGCGACAAGTTCCGCTTCGTCGCCGAGGTGGGCGAATTCAACGCGGACCAGTGCCTCTTCTTCCTCCGCCCGGTCTCGACGGAGGTCCGGTAG
- a CDS encoding ABC transporter ATP-binding protein, producing the protein MSQEHAEHTDRSAVRSLLRLWPYVRPVRGRLAGAALVAVVASCVGLVIPLVLKWIVDGPVADRDPGGVWLGALYLLLLGILEAVLFGYRRWLVARPLAGVEASMRADLFRHLQRLPIAFHDRWPSGQLLSRGTTDLMLLRLFLAFPLTFLLVNGVTILVGFVILLSQEWTLGLVLLVPIIPLMILCSVFETKYALVARRAQDQVGDLTTVVEESVLGIRVIKGFGRHRSQALAFRELSRRLRGTELVKARLLAGIWGFITTIPELAIGAALVLGTVQVADGGLSAGTLVAFLSTALALRWPVESIGFLLAVSQESATATERFFEVMDAPEEPETAVARTAPPDPAERGAMVFEGVVFRYPDAEPDSVPLLAGIDLRIEPGETLALVGATGSGKTTLTTLVPRLHEITAGRITLDGEDISRMERERLRELVSVAFEEPTLFSASVGENVLMGARSAGADELRRALAVAQADFVYGLPQGVDTQVGEQGLSLSGGQRQRLALARAVVGRPRFLVLDDPLSALDVHTEALVEAALRRVLEETTAVVVAHRPSTVMLADRVALLSDGRISAVGTHQELLRANAEYAWLMSGAESTPDGAFPPAAPAPPAAPAPPAPPAPSGSGTPVDGGVPAEAEEGRTR; encoded by the coding sequence ATGTCCCAAGAACATGCAGAGCACACGGACCGGTCCGCCGTGCGCTCCTTGCTGCGTCTGTGGCCCTACGTACGGCCGGTGCGCGGCCGGCTCGCCGGTGCGGCACTCGTCGCCGTCGTCGCGTCCTGCGTCGGCCTGGTCATTCCGCTCGTGCTGAAGTGGATCGTGGACGGTCCGGTCGCGGACCGGGACCCCGGCGGTGTCTGGCTCGGCGCGTTGTACCTGCTGCTCCTGGGCATCCTGGAGGCGGTGCTGTTCGGATACCGCCGATGGCTGGTGGCCCGGCCGCTGGCGGGGGTCGAGGCGTCGATGCGGGCCGATCTCTTCCGTCATCTGCAACGGCTGCCGATCGCCTTCCACGACCGCTGGCCCTCGGGGCAGTTGCTCTCGCGCGGGACGACGGATCTGATGCTGCTGCGTCTGTTCCTGGCGTTTCCGCTGACCTTCCTGCTGGTCAACGGGGTGACGATCCTGGTGGGGTTCGTCATTCTGCTGTCCCAGGAGTGGACGTTGGGGCTGGTGCTCCTCGTCCCGATCATTCCGCTGATGATCCTCTGCTCGGTGTTCGAGACGAAGTACGCCCTGGTGGCGCGGCGGGCCCAGGACCAGGTCGGCGATCTGACGACGGTGGTCGAGGAGAGCGTGCTCGGCATCCGTGTGATCAAGGGCTTCGGCCGGCACCGCAGCCAGGCGCTCGCCTTCCGGGAGCTCTCGCGGCGGCTGCGGGGCACGGAGCTGGTCAAGGCCAGGCTGCTCGCCGGCATCTGGGGCTTCATCACGACGATCCCGGAGCTGGCCATCGGCGCGGCCCTGGTGCTCGGCACGGTCCAGGTCGCGGACGGCGGACTCTCGGCGGGCACGCTGGTCGCGTTCCTCTCGACCGCGCTGGCGTTGCGCTGGCCGGTCGAGTCGATCGGCTTCCTGCTGGCGGTCAGTCAGGAGTCGGCGACGGCGACCGAGCGGTTCTTCGAGGTGATGGACGCGCCGGAGGAGCCGGAGACGGCCGTCGCGCGGACCGCTCCGCCGGACCCGGCGGAGCGCGGTGCGATGGTGTTCGAAGGGGTGGTGTTCCGCTATCCCGACGCGGAGCCGGACTCCGTGCCCCTGCTGGCCGGGATCGACCTGCGGATCGAACCGGGCGAGACGCTGGCGCTGGTCGGAGCCACCGGGTCGGGGAAGACGACGCTCACCACGCTGGTGCCCCGACTGCACGAGATCACCGCCGGACGGATCACGCTGGACGGCGAGGACATATCCCGGATGGAGCGGGAGCGGCTGCGCGAGCTGGTGTCGGTGGCGTTCGAGGAACCGACGCTCTTCTCCGCGAGTGTCGGCGAGAACGTGCTGATGGGGGCCCGGTCCGCCGGGGCGGACGAGCTGCGACGGGCACTCGCGGTCGCCCAGGCAGACTTCGTGTACGGCCTGCCGCAGGGCGTCGACACCCAGGTCGGCGAACAGGGCCTCAGCCTTTCGGGCGGTCAGCGCCAGCGTCTCGCGCTCGCCCGCGCGGTCGTCGGACGTCCCCGCTTCCTGGTGCTCGACGATCCGCTCTCCGCCCTCGACGTGCACACCGAGGCCCTGGTGGAGGCCGCGCTGCGGCGGGTGCTGGAGGAGACGACGGCCGTCGTGGTGGCCCACCGCCCGTCCACGGTGATGCTCGCGGACCGGGTCGCGCTGCTGTCGGACGGCCGGATCAGCGCGGTCGGCACCCATCAGGAACTGCTGCGCGCGAACGCCGAGTACGCGTGGCTGATGTCGGGCGCGGAAAGCACCCCCGACGGAGCGTTCCCCCCGGCGGCCCCGGCTCCCCCGGCAGCCCCGGCTCCGCCCGCTCCCCCGGCCCCGTCCGGGTCCGGGACACCCGTCGACGGCGGCGTCCCCGCCGAGGCCGAGGAGGGCCGCACCCGATGA